The following proteins are co-located in the Streptomyces sp. NBC_01198 genome:
- a CDS encoding DUF5954 family protein codes for MEYSGDDATVYQTIRVTTPESPVAALADVEAWKARKTYPSMLFAGGPVFGVARERQPGGWVLQPFFSGLAPQDARDGLGSYFRRVAKETADGGDLRHAAEYQGAGELLDWEALNDLTVCGRRYRVVRAERFIRMGPDGPEPPRVTDPDPSAPGESHEGLDPAAGLVIDPYDATGISEGILKAELLAALRKHGTVPSDVRDDSRTAAAAYPGGVLLPATFMTAEREGGQWRPGSSGTATTPQSARDALAMQLRVMVPWQRDLTAEQRSVYNGAADRLDAERCDELDVAGRHFRIVRVERLIRVGPDGPEGPRPSDPDPVPPVMVQDRELRAQGAPRDEEDGAEELDESTQKFLRLFEEERRRRESLRRR; via the coding sequence ATGGAGTACTCCGGCGACGACGCCACCGTCTACCAGACCATCCGGGTCACCACCCCGGAGTCCCCGGTTGCGGCGCTCGCCGACGTGGAAGCGTGGAAGGCACGCAAGACGTACCCTTCCATGCTCTTCGCCGGCGGCCCGGTCTTCGGAGTCGCCAGGGAGAGACAGCCCGGCGGCTGGGTGCTCCAGCCGTTCTTCAGCGGGCTCGCCCCGCAGGACGCCAGGGACGGCCTCGGCTCCTACTTCCGCCGGGTGGCCAAGGAGACCGCCGACGGCGGGGACCTGCGGCACGCCGCCGAATACCAGGGCGCGGGCGAACTGCTGGACTGGGAGGCGCTCAACGACCTCACGGTGTGCGGACGCCGCTACCGCGTCGTGCGGGCGGAACGATTCATCCGGATGGGGCCCGACGGCCCCGAGCCGCCCCGGGTCACCGACCCGGACCCCAGCGCGCCCGGCGAGTCGCACGAGGGCCTGGACCCGGCCGCGGGACTGGTCATCGACCCCTACGACGCGACCGGCATCTCGGAGGGCATACTCAAGGCCGAACTCCTCGCGGCGCTGCGCAAGCACGGGACGGTGCCGAGCGACGTCCGCGACGACTCGCGGACCGCCGCCGCCGCGTACCCCGGCGGGGTGCTGCTGCCCGCCACCTTCATGACCGCCGAGCGCGAGGGCGGCCAGTGGCGGCCGGGCTCCAGCGGCACCGCCACGACGCCGCAGTCCGCACGGGACGCGCTGGCGATGCAGCTGCGGGTCATGGTGCCCTGGCAGCGCGACCTCACGGCCGAGCAGCGCTCCGTCTACAACGGCGCGGCCGACCGGCTGGACGCCGAACGCTGCGACGAACTCGACGTGGCCGGGCGGCACTTCCGCATCGTCCGGGTCGAGCGCCTGATCCGCGTCGGCCCCGACGGTCCCGAGGGCCCCCGCCCCTCCGACCCCGACCCCGTCCCCCCGGTCATGGTCCAGGACCGCGAACTGCGCGCGCAGGGCGCCCCGCGGGACGAGGAGGACGGCGCGGAGGAACTCGACGAGAGCACCCAGAAGTTCCTCCGCCTCTTCGAGGAGGAACGCCGCCGCCGCGAATCCCTCCGCCGCCGATAG
- a CDS encoding ROK family transcriptional regulator translates to MTAASDRQLTALSELAGLVAGGVTRRSQLATATGLSRAAVAQRVDLLIAKGLLVETGTVATERGRPPLTLQLASASAVVCAVDLGATHSTVAVADLGGTVLAEATEDLDINGGPEAVLTGLHKQLGRLLTDAGHPAEHVRAISIGLPGPVEASTGTVIRPPIMRGWDGYRVPSFFADRYRAPVLVDNDVNMMALGEYGHRPATAHLLYVKVGTGIGCGIVSGGVVHRGATGAAGDIGHIRVPGHDEVLCRCGNTGCVEAVASGAAIAATLREAGLPVEHVADVVRLVAAGDPLARRQVRLAAQRLGDVIALLVSFYNPDTIVLGGSIASLHDDLLADIRAAVYRRALPLATRTVAIETTLLGRRAGIEGARRLAVQHLLSPEGIGQMLAASPG, encoded by the coding sequence GTGACCGCAGCAAGCGACCGGCAGTTGACCGCGCTCAGCGAACTGGCCGGCCTGGTGGCCGGGGGCGTCACCCGGCGCAGCCAACTCGCCACCGCCACCGGCCTGTCACGGGCCGCGGTCGCCCAGCGGGTCGACCTGCTGATCGCCAAGGGCCTGCTGGTCGAGACCGGTACGGTGGCCACCGAACGCGGCCGGCCGCCGCTGACCCTGCAACTGGCCTCCGCATCGGCCGTGGTGTGCGCCGTCGACCTCGGCGCCACCCACAGCACGGTCGCCGTCGCCGACCTCGGCGGCACGGTGCTCGCCGAGGCCACCGAGGACCTGGACATCAACGGCGGGCCCGAGGCGGTGCTCACCGGCCTGCACAAGCAGCTCGGCCGGCTGCTCACCGACGCAGGGCACCCCGCCGAGCACGTACGGGCGATCAGCATCGGCCTGCCGGGACCGGTCGAGGCCAGCACGGGCACGGTCATCCGCCCGCCGATCATGCGCGGCTGGGACGGCTACCGGGTGCCGTCCTTCTTCGCCGACCGCTACCGGGCCCCGGTCCTGGTCGACAACGACGTGAACATGATGGCGCTGGGCGAGTACGGGCACCGCCCGGCGACCGCCCACCTGCTGTACGTCAAGGTCGGTACCGGCATCGGCTGCGGCATCGTCTCCGGCGGTGTCGTGCACCGCGGCGCGACCGGGGCGGCGGGCGACATCGGCCACATCAGGGTGCCCGGGCACGACGAGGTGCTGTGCCGCTGCGGCAACACCGGGTGCGTCGAGGCCGTCGCCTCCGGTGCCGCGATCGCCGCGACGCTGCGCGAGGCGGGCCTGCCCGTCGAGCACGTCGCCGACGTCGTCCGGCTGGTCGCGGCCGGCGACCCGCTGGCCCGCCGCCAGGTCAGGCTGGCCGCGCAGCGGCTCGGCGACGTCATCGCCCTGCTGGTCAGCTTCTACAACCCCGACACCATCGTGCTCGGCGGCAGCATCGCCAGCCTGCACGACGACCTGCTCGCCGACATCCGGGCCGCCGTCTACCGCCGGGCCCTGCCGCTGGCCACCCGCACCGTCGCCATCGAGACCACGCTGCTGGGGCGGCGGGCCGGCATCGAGGGCGCCAGGCGGCTCGCCGTGCAGCACCTGCTCTCGCCCGAGGGGATCGGGCAGATGCTGGCGGCCTCCCCGGGGTAG